A region of the Corticium candelabrum chromosome 4, ooCorCand1.1, whole genome shotgun sequence genome:
TTGGAAAGCGATTCAGAAGATTTGTCGTCGGATTCTTCGTTGAGCGAAGTGCTGCAGCACGCGGGAGAGgaatctctctgtctgtcgacATTGTCGTCTGAATGCAGCAGAAAACATTGGATCTGTGGAACTGTATGTTTGAGCCACTCGCTGACAGTGCATCTACTGATGAATTGCCCTCATCTTCTGATGTTGACGATCTTAGTAAGTCCTTTTGTGCAGAGGTGGAAGCTGCCCACATCTGTACACGAAGTGTCTTCGCTAGGTGTGATTGCGGTTACTAATTATGAGTattgtgcaagtgtgtgtgtgtgtgtgtgtgtgtgtgtgtgtgtgtgcgtgcgtgcgtgcgtgtgtgtgtgtgtgtgtgtgttgcaacgAAATTGCACAAGTTCTCTCCAGAATGAGAGAATACGATGCCAGTTTGCAGTGCATTGTAGATCACCCTGGTTTTCGTTACAAGTGTCTTGACGTATGGGTACGATACTGTACTGCAAACAGCGTACTATCAGTATCGCCAAGAACTTGGAACGAGATTGCTACCGCCATCTGCACATGATCATAGCAAGTGGTGCAGTGTCACTTTCGCTTTTTGAAGATATCACAGTTTGTGAATGTTCACGCCTCTCTCCTTCGACAGAAACAAGAGCTTCCAACAACTGAAAGTGAAACGATTACTTATGTGTTCATTTTGGTGATCAACAGGCAACTGCACTTACTCTagctctttctctcttctttaAGCCAAGCCTCTTCTTCCGGGGCAGTTGCAGTGTGCAGAATCAACCTGCTGTACGAAAATGGTTGCTAGTACATCAGACTATAGCCTTCTCTCACTGTCGAGTCCAAAGCTTTGAAACAGTGAAGGCTCTTTCTCAAAACAGTGTTCTTTGAAGTGACAGCTGCAAACTTCATTGTGCTTTTCCCAGCTGTCTTGTAgcctcaaagttccagaccgtctcccaaagaaatgagagacggtctggatcaacttctgatcaaaccgagttcggAAGTAATCCGAGTCAGTcaatcagcaagctgccgCCACTGAAGTGGCGGCCAATGAACGTCAAGAGTTTTATCATGATATGCATGGCTTCTGGCAAAGGCATTtgacaattgtgtgtaaaAACAGCTCAtaattgattgcatgcatgtgcgctTCCGTGCTGTGAAACTGCACCTTTGAAACAGCGCCCAAGGCTCTCGAAATTGATTCAGTGCATCCTGAACAGCAGACCGCTGCAGAATACTTCTTGAATATCCAAGACATCTTTGTTCTGTTTCCCACTGGATCTGGAAAGTCCATAGTAAATCTACCAAGCACTACCGTCAGTGATGATAGACGTTGATGGAGCCAGTGGTTACCCGCAGAATTCGATCGTGTTGTAAACAGATATTTAGTGACTTAGCTAAAGCAGCTAGAATCTCAGCCAACTGTTCACTGTCTCCAAGTAGCCTCCACTTATTCCAACTTTCAAGGAAGGTACTTCCACACACGACAAACTTCGTCAAGACGATTTGCAGCCATCGCAGTTGATTACCACTCaccagtccgtcagccaacacCTCATAGCATGCTTCTTTTATTGTCAAGCGAGGGGTGTACGCACCTCTGCAAATTGTGACACGTGGTTGAAGATACGCTCTTGCAAGATATTGGTAAATATATATTAGAAGCGTAATCTCACAAGATCCCGGACTCGAAACAATATACCTTGACGTACAGGCTATTGCCTAGTTGTTCTAGGTTGCTCTGCTAGTTTGTATTGCCACCGTTTTTTTGCGAACGAAATTTCGTGCAGGAGCTGCCAGACATGGGCGTGTCATGCAACTTTTAGCTACAGAACTGACCGCGACTAGTCTCATATCTTTTCAATAGCTACACAACGAAACGAATGTTCACAGTACGATTTCCACGTACTCTTGAAGCTTTTTTTTGGGTTACTGTTCGCGTACATCAGGCACTGTATTACCAGGTGAGATGGCCGAAAGTGGCTTCCATTTCAATAATCCGTCCACGTCGAGGTACTCTGTGTGGATTTTGTGTAAACCGAAATACAGTAAATCCAGACTGACTAGAGTTGTTGCAGCCTGCTGCAACACAATGTTGCATCATACTCGAGTATCACAACAATGGATAGGGTGCCTCCAATGACATCAATGTTCTAATCCGCCCTATTCTGGAAATGGAAAACGGAAGTAACTTTCAGCTGCTCATTTTCTCATTACATACGCAAAAATCTAATTTAAGTTTTTCTAAAGTACACATATGTagatttttaaattaatttagctcaaaaaataatttttgatttttgcactgcagtagccCTTTAAcataaaaatctaaaactatttttccttcatgtatgcaactagaactattgATTTCCAACATACAAGAATTTTTAATATTTGCGTTGCAGTTGCcctttataataaatacagtCACGTCATTTATTTGACGTTCACTTATCTGACACCCAGCTATCcgacaggtcaagcttgtcaCGTGGGTGATCTCACGGTTGGTCAGTTAcgtaagtgtacatgtacatccacgTGGATGTCAGTcatttcttgaaacaagtttgagagtgagttcaagtgtttcttcttgttgtattctacattcatttACATCTACATTCTTTCTACATCTAtattcagtatacctaatgtagAAAAAATGCCGTATAATAAGAACAGTAGTCGAGTTCGTAACaacttcagttatccaacattttcacttaGCCAACAGGGGTCTGGTCCCAAGGGGGTTGGATGAGTGACACGTGACTGTACTTGGTGACTCCTCAGTTATGCACTTGGCCATTGATACCGTCTAAGGCTTCATGCTAGCTATGTCAAAGTTGGGTGGGCTTTGGAAAACGATGTTTATCTCAGAGTTATGGAGTCACAGACTAGGCTGTTGTTTTATTAGTGTAATATGCTGAGCATTTTCAGTTTTATACAGCCATAGATTTATGCTTGCAAGTCTTCTTCACTACTCGGCCTCAATACATGAGGGTGTAAGATTGATTTAATACATGAGCCTCACGCCAAATGTGAAGAGACTTGGTTGATCTGATCTTTACTGGTTTCACATTGTAGTATTTGTACACATTGGTCTGGCTTGTAATGTAATAGATGTTTTAGTTGTTTCTGTCATATCAAGTCAGCATAGTAACGCAATCTGTTGTGTCTAGTTGAATTACCTCCAGTAGAAAATGAGGAAAAGGTGTTAGCTGCCAAGAATGAATCGATGTGCAAGCAGGAGTTACAATCTCCAAGCAAGAATGAAGAACAAGCTGGTAGCATGGCAGTGAGAGGTAATCAGATTGAGAAGAGGAGGAAGAAAGAGAGTCACAAGAAGCGGTTGAGTCATTCAGGCAGGGGATTAGTCAAATGTGAGGAGTTGTCGTgtagtgtgtctgttcgtTCAAAACAAATACCGTCAGGTGGTCACAAATTGCAGTGGGTGTTCAAATTATATGATATGGAATCATCTAGAAGCTTAGATGAACGTGAAGTTCCTACATTGATGAAGAGTGTATGTGACATGCTAAGTGCACAAGTGGAGAGGTCACGAGTACCACCTGCACACAAGAGATTTAAGGTGCGGCTAAATATCATGCAGCATCAGTCAAGACTAAAGCCAGTCAGGTCTTCTAACAGTCGATTTGTATTGAGGAAAATGAGGAAGTCAGAAACTGTGACGTGTCACTCTCATGGTGATGAATGTACATCTTGTGCTACATATGCAGCTAGTGATGAACAGAGTCTTTGTTTAACTGAGAGAAGATTGCGTCAAGTTGAAAATAAAGAGAGTGAATTGCGAGATGACGATCTACGTAAGCAGATCAGCGTGAGACAGCGCAGGCGAATAGGACACGGCAACGGTTCTTCATCGAATCCTGAACTACGATCTCGGTGTCATCAGAAATCAAGTAGAAGACGAAGTCTTAATGGAGATCAATCAAGAGATAATTCACAGTCAGCTAGCAAGAAAACTGGCAACAAGCATGACAGAAGACGGTCATCTTTACCATCTAATTCATTGCCTGGTGTATCTACTGATGAAGTGGTAGtccaaacaacaaagaaacaatttCCTCTAGCTTCACCTGTAAAGCTAAGACATCAGGGACGTGGAGGGAGCAAGAGACATTCGTGTCATGCAGCTTTTATTGCTGAAAATATATGTCACAGGAAAAGTGAAGTGATGTCGGAAAAGTTGTATGAAAAGGTACAGACTGTGACGAAACAAGAAGTAGTACCGTCTTCTGATAGTTCTGAGTCAGTTgtgcatcatcatcaccatcatgaACATCACCATCACCACTATCATGTATATCATCAACTTTAGGAAAGCCATGTGGTAGAGCTATTTACTTTAGTCAGGAAATGTGTATACGAGGTGAAATTGTATATGATTTAGTGGTATATAGTTCTTCATTTATACAAAATAGTGACTGGAAAATGATGTGCTTGCATTAGTTAGTTGCACAGTGTAGAAGGTGACTACTGCAGTGCTTTAGAGTTAGAAAATAATGAATTGAATTTGACACATACACGTTTTATCTGATGTGAACACTTTGAACGGCTCAACTGGTAGAACAGCCTTCAATCAAATAGTTTTTATATGTTGAAGTGTTTTTGTCGAGTCATAAATTAATAGTAGGGTAGGTGTCCCTACAAATTATCTATTGTCAAATTACACACCCCTGTAATATGAGTTACACGCATTAATGTCTAGGCTTTGGAACGATACAAGTACGACttgaatcgcacaacgtctgctagtGCATTAGCCAGTCATACGGGCCAAGGTCTGAATAGAGCCCGGACGCGGGTATCCTAACTGTGGACAATTTTTTCTCCGCTGCGAAGAACGACTGAGTCTGGGTAACAGGTGGACTAGGTAGGTGAATGGTTTCCTCACATGCTTATATTTTGGCCGCGATCAAAACCGTGTCATTAATGTGCTGTATCTCCTCTGTACTAGGATGGCGTCGtgtctttcaaattttgtggaAACCGAGCCTTCTGTCGTCGAGCCAATGTAGGATACGATCAATTGTGTGTAGAAGAACGTATCAAGTCAAAGCTGTGGTTGTAGCATCTTTCTGCTTTGCTCGtgagctgattattgatatcagacaaggtagtttgaccttccacctacTGTATCTTATTTGAGTTTGTACGTTCTCATTTTATACCTTATTGTCGCCAGGTCTGTTAGCTGTGAATACAATTACATTTAACTGAACGACTGGTGTAATAGTGGTGAAGATATTCGTGTTTTGACTGGACTTGAGTTGCTTTTTGCTCCTAGCGCAAGATCACTTACCATGCTGGTCCAGCGTGCTCAGGATTTCTCCTAAGGTGCTTGGCGATTTCTTTGCCAACCCCAGAAGATCCTCACGACCTAGCGGAAGGTACACAGTAGTTGTTCTTtcctttagcgtgcgttagctACATACGCAATTCTCTTGTAGGGTacaagagagagagacagggAAACACATCAGACATATGCAGCAATAAATAAGTTTTGAAACTGTACTTGGAACCATACAAGTTACAGCAATTGTTAATAAAACGACTATTGGCAATACTATTTATAGTACAGAAATGTGGTAATAACCACTGTGATATCCTTGAATATTGACTACAAACAAGACTCGGGTATTTATTGAGTACAATATTTTGGTCTGGTAGCAACAGCAAACTTTGGTTGAGTGAGGAAGAAGTTTAAGCAACCTTTAGGCAACTAGGGCAGATCCAAAAATCATTTGGGTCTGGAGGTTCAGCTAAGCCTGCACACCAGTAGTGCCACCAGCGCCAACACCCAGTGTTGTCATATCCAATCCAGTCCTGTAGTCTTTTAAGTCATCAGTTGCATCGTCCTTGTTACAGCCCTGACAAATGCTTTCTGCCTCGTTGGATTTTGCTTTCTTTGCTGTAGTACGTTTAGTTGTTTTCCTCCTGGCTTTTGATTGCTCTTTCCTCTCTTTCCTTAAATTTCACTGTTTCTCACATTGCTCAAGTATTTGCAGGGCATCATCTGTTGTAATAGACTGGCCATAGTACTGTGGTTTGATTCTGTCAGTTGTTTTTTGGGCAACATATTTGGCCTGAAAATGCTCAGCAAAGATAGTTGTCACTTTTGTTGTGATAGGGGTTGCTGTGGTGCATTCCTGATGTGAACATTCGCTAGACTGGAAAGGAACAGCTGTTTGGAGTCTGTCATTTTAATGACTGCTCTATTCAGAGGATAAAGCCCAGTTGCTCTAAAGCCACTGACCAGGTATTCAGGCTTCATGCTTTCTTGCCACAGCTGACTGAGAAGAGAGGAGAAATTATGCTTGGAGACTGCTGCACTACAGTAAGTAGTTTTGAACTCTTTCAGAATTCTAGCCCAACTCTTTGACTGCTCCAAGCACACTCACATCTAGAGgctgaagtaagtgtgtggtATGAGGTGGTAAACAGTATAGAATGACATTCTCACACCTTGCTCTAGTCACGATATCAACTAATATTTGTGATCCATGTCCATCGCAAAACAGGACACTGACACCACTCTCACGCAACTCAGAGGTAAGGGGCAGGAACACAGAACTAAACCATTCTGCAAATTGAGTTTCTTCCATCCATCCAGACTTTCtcactgtacatgtgtatcgAGCATTTTAGGACCACCCACTGTCCATCCTTTGTTGAACGTTTGTCCTTTGAAGACGACGTACGGACGACAATAGGAAATTACTGCTCCTATTGCAGAGCCACAAGCTAAAACAGTGACATTATCTCTTTCAAATCCACTCCCGATTTTGTCACAACTCTGTCTCCTTTCCTGCAGATTACTTTCTTAGAAACAACAGATGTACACAGGCCAGTTTCATCACAGTTCCACATTCTACGTGCCACCTCACTGTAACTTTCCCCCACTAAACCTTGTCTCGTGAAGACGTCTGTCAGTTGAGCAAAACATTTATCAATAACAGCAGGAGTGGCAGAAAGAGCTCGTTGCACAGTTAAATGTCCTGGGTTTTTTCTCTGCTAACTCACTCCACCGTTTTAGGAAACCAGACCACCACTGGCATGCCGTTGAAAGGACTGCTCCTCCCACACTGTTTCAGATAATATTAATGTGAGATGACGTTCCCAACAATAACCCTGTTTGCAGGATATCCAAGGCTCGCCAAAACCAGACAACAACGAACATCAACAGTCTCTTCTAGCACGCTTAGAACTCGTGGACGTCCTGCAGAATCAGAGACCACCTTGTGCGCTCGTTCGTAGTTGTACTTTTACGCACTTTGTAGGCGGCAGCAGCTTCACGGTAGGTCATCTGTATATCATCtgtacacagtacagtacagtacagtacagtacgtagAGTACGCGggactaaaattttagtgcgCTCTCTGGTCCGCACCGTGAGGTCTGGAAGGTCAAGGCTATTgatttgtgacgtcataacaCGACACTGCTTGTATCTGGATTTTAAGCAGGTTTTGGTTGTACAGGTCTACGCTCTGATGACAGACGCCATCTTGAAAGCAACTGGCATCGATCTGCAGCGCTCAAGTGTGACGCCAGAAATAATTGAGCGACGCCAAATACGAGACGCTCAAAAATTGTATGAGAAATGTGCAGAAGCTCGATCTCCAAGTAAAGATTACTACCAGCTGATGGTCACAGAGAAGGGAGTGGTTCTTCGTGTTTGGAAAATAAGACGACTTAAACATAAAGCTCCGCCTGGAGAGATGGTGGCTTCCTGGCAAGACTTTAGACGAGACATGGAGTAAGTGGGCCTTGCATTTGCCAAGTCTGTGTTCTTGCGCATGCTCTATCAGGGTAGCCGTTGAGGATCGGTTACTTCATTTTAGTATGATCAGATAAACTTTAAATTAATGTGTGTTGGTACAGTATTAAAACAGTAgatggttgttgttgttgtggttgttgtttttgttgttgtttttgttgtcgctgttgctgttgttactgttgttgttgctgctgtgttgctgctgctgctgttgttattgttgttgctgctgctgctgtttctgttgttgttggttgttgctgttgctgctattgttgttgttgttattgttgctgttgttgttgctattgtagttgttgttgctgctgctgttgttgtcgctgttgttgttgttgttgttgttgctgctgctgttgttgctgttactgctgctgctgctgctgcacgtatggtgctatagctcagttggttagttAGAGAGTCATGTTATGGAGTGACTACATCCGGAACCCTACAGGGTTACAAGACaatgatggtgagctatggcataatttctaGGGCAAAAACTTACACAATAGGCCAATCCGCAACTCTACCATTTAAATTAACAACTACTATGTTTGGGTTGCGGTGGGACTAAATATGTGTTTACCGTACATTTGCAAGAACCTTGTTGCAGTATTGATTGCATCATG
Encoded here:
- the LOC134179042 gene encoding protein naked cuticle homolog 2-like, giving the protein MCKQELQSPSKNEEQAGSMAVRGNQIEKRRKKESHKKRLSHSGRGLVKCEELSCSVSVRSKQIPSGGHKLQWVFKLYDMESSRSLDEREVPTLMKSVCDMLSAQVERSRVPPAHKRFKVRLNIMQHQSRLKPVRSSNSRFVLRKMRKSETVTCHSHGDECTSCATYAASDEQSLCLTERRLRQVENKESELRDDDLRKQISVRQRRRIGHGNGSSSNPELRSRCHQKSSRRRSLNGDQSRDNSQSASKKTGNKHDRRRSSLPSNSLPGVSTDEVVVQTTKKQFPLASPVKLRHQGRGGSKRHSCHAAFIAENICHRKSEVMSEKLYEKVQTVTKQEVVPSSDSSESVVHHHHHHEHHHHHYHVYHQL
- the LOC134178892 gene encoding uncharacterized protein LOC134178892, with protein sequence MVVVVVVVVFVVVFVVAVAVVTVVVAAVLLLLLLLLLLLLLLFLLLLVVAVAAIVVVVIVAVVVAIVVVVAAAVVVAVVVVVVVAAAVVAVTAAAAAARMVL